From Methanococcus maripaludis, the proteins below share one genomic window:
- a CDS encoding AMP-binding protein: protein MLFTNNTIGEFFEKQAQKDPDREFLVYPDRNLRFTYKEFDERTDLLAKGLLEIGIKKGDHIGIWARNVPDWLTFMFATAKIGVVLVTVNTAYKSHELAYVMKQSDMKALAIIDSFRDVNYLEILYELVPELKTSQRGKLNSEEFPYLKNVIYVGQEKHRGMYNTNELMLLGKYVSDEKLIEAKKGLDSDDVINMQYTSGTTGFPKGVMLTHKNILNNGYYIGEKQKFTEEERLCLPVPLFHCFGIVLGVLALLTHGGTLVMLEIFDPLLVLAAIQKEKCTAVYGVPTMFIAEFSHPMFEMFDLSSLRTGIMAGSTCPIEAMKKVMSDMYMHEITISYGLTEASPVFTMTSVDDPFEKRVESVGKAMPHCEVKIIDPETGKTLAPGNVGEICCRGYNVMKGYYKMPEKTAEVIEKDGWLHSGDLAVEDEDGYYKIVGRIKDMIIRGGENIYPREIEEFLYTLPGINDAQVVGIPDEKYGEIVGAFVIPKEGYEIKEEDVRDFALEKIARYKVPKHVFVVEEFPMTASGKIQKFKLTELAVELLKKEKEDL, encoded by the coding sequence ATGCTTTTTACAAATAATACTATCGGAGAATTCTTTGAAAAGCAAGCTCAAAAAGATCCAGACAGGGAATTTCTAGTATATCCTGATAGAAATCTCAGATTTACATACAAAGAATTCGACGAAAGAACAGATCTCCTTGCAAAAGGCCTCTTAGAAATAGGAATTAAAAAAGGAGATCATATCGGAATATGGGCGAGAAATGTTCCAGACTGGCTTACATTCATGTTTGCAACTGCAAAAATAGGCGTTGTTTTAGTAACAGTAAACACTGCATATAAAAGCCACGAGCTTGCATACGTTATGAAACAGTCTGATATGAAAGCCCTTGCAATTATTGATAGTTTTAGGGATGTAAATTACCTCGAGATACTCTATGAACTCGTTCCAGAATTAAAAACGAGTCAAAGAGGAAAATTAAATAGTGAAGAATTCCCATACCTAAAAAACGTAATCTACGTTGGGCAAGAAAAACACCGCGGAATGTACAATACAAATGAACTCATGCTTTTAGGAAAGTACGTTTCTGATGAAAAGCTGATTGAAGCTAAAAAAGGTCTGGATTCTGATGATGTAATAAATATGCAGTATACTTCTGGAACCACGGGTTTTCCAAAAGGTGTGATGCTTACACATAAAAATATACTAAATAACGGGTATTACATCGGCGAAAAACAGAAATTTACAGAAGAAGAGCGATTATGTTTACCAGTACCTCTTTTTCACTGTTTTGGAATAGTTTTGGGCGTACTTGCACTTTTAACTCATGGTGGAACTCTTGTAATGCTTGAAATATTTGATCCATTACTTGTACTTGCAGCAATACAAAAAGAAAAATGTACTGCAGTTTATGGAGTTCCTACAATGTTTATTGCTGAATTTTCACACCCAATGTTTGAAATGTTTGATCTTTCATCACTTAGAACGGGTATTATGGCTGGATCAACCTGCCCGATTGAAGCAATGAAAAAAGTAATGTCTGACATGTACATGCATGAAATTACTATTTCTTATGGCCTTACAGAAGCGTCACCAGTGTTTACAATGACCAGTGTTGACGATCCCTTTGAAAAACGGGTTGAATCAGTTGGAAAAGCAATGCCGCACTGTGAAGTAAAAATAATAGATCCTGAAACTGGAAAAACACTTGCTCCTGGAAACGTTGGAGAAATCTGCTGTAGGGGCTATAATGTAATGAAAGGATATTACAAAATGCCTGAAAAAACTGCTGAAGTCATTGAAAAAGATGGATGGCTTCACAGCGGAGATTTAGCGGTTGAAGACGAAGATGGATACTATAAAATCGTTGGAAGAATAAAAGACATGATTATTCGTGGTGGAGAAAATATATACCCTCGAGAAATTGAGGAATTTTTATATACCCTGCCTGGAATTAATGATGCACAAGTTGTTGGAATCCCTGATGAAAAATACGGTGAAATTGTTGGTGCATTTGTAATCCCTAAAGAAGGATACGAAATTAAAGAAGAAGATGTCAGGGACTTTGCACTTGAAAAAATTGCAAGATATAAAGTTCCAAAACACGTGTTCGTGGTAGAAGAATTCCCAATGACCGCGAGCGGCAAAATACAGAAGTTTAAATTAACTGAACTTGCAGTTGAACTCTTGAAAAAGGAAAAAGAAGACTTATAA
- the moaA gene encoding GTP 3',8-cyclase MoaA encodes MEDRYGRQIRSFRLSVTPKCNLKCFYCHKEGRNEEHGKLMSADEIGKIVNSSLEFGVRKIKISGGEPLLRTDLPEIISYIKNEQIKDISLTTNGILLEKYAQKLKDAGLDRVNVSLDTLDPEQYKKITAGGNIESVKKGIEKAIEVGLTPLKVNFLAMDCTVNQLPSIMDYCRKVGAILQIIEFIPMETELKHHHVDVVPIEEEFAKNADNVFTRKFMQNRKKYVIDGLEVEFVRPMDNTEFCNHCTRIRLTYDGYLKPCLLRDDNLVDVANPVRNGEDIRKYFIKCINEREPFCKP; translated from the coding sequence ATGGAAGACCGATACGGAAGACAGATACGCTCTTTTAGACTTTCAGTAACCCCTAAATGTAATTTAAAATGTTTTTACTGCCATAAAGAAGGTAGAAATGAAGAACACGGCAAATTAATGAGTGCCGATGAAATTGGAAAAATTGTAAATTCTTCATTAGAATTTGGAGTTAGAAAAATCAAAATTTCTGGTGGAGAACCGCTTTTAAGAACAGATTTGCCCGAAATTATATCTTATATCAAAAATGAACAGATAAAAGACATTTCATTAACTACAAATGGAATTCTACTTGAAAAATATGCGCAAAAATTAAAAGATGCAGGACTTGATAGAGTAAACGTGAGTTTAGATACTCTGGATCCTGAACAGTACAAAAAAATTACTGCTGGCGGAAATATCGAAAGCGTGAAAAAAGGAATAGAAAAAGCTATTGAAGTAGGTTTAACTCCATTAAAAGTTAATTTTTTAGCGATGGACTGTACGGTAAACCAACTTCCCTCAATTATGGATTACTGCAGAAAAGTTGGTGCAATACTCCAAATAATTGAATTTATTCCAATGGAAACTGAATTAAAACACCACCATGTAGATGTTGTTCCAATTGAAGAAGAATTTGCAAAAAATGCAGATAATGTATTTACAAGAAAGTTCATGCAGAACAGGAAAAAATATGTTATTGATGGATTAGAAGTTGAATTTGTTCGACCAATGGACAATACTGAATTTTGCAATCACTGTACAAGAATAAGGCTTACTTATGACGGTTATTTAAAACCCTGCCTTTTAAGAGATGATAATTTAGTAGATGTCGCAAATCCTGTTAGAAATGGAGAAGATATTAGAAAATATTTCATAAAATGTATAAACGAAAGGGAACCGTTTTGCAAACCTTAA
- a CDS encoding DUF2124 family protein gives MKTVNSGKCLSFFVGEFKLEVESKKAEKIVYLGSRGVCFSMAQLFGYSIRDTVKNQYFIPDAEIENSVEYELTDIGYRFFGLENKKNLDNPDILVILGGIATKHSKATIEEITGLIKNLNPKMVIGISICNVFDKSGWLGKINFDSLIDGTLEPVVLLKK, from the coding sequence ATGAAAACAGTAAACTCTGGAAAATGTCTTTCATTTTTTGTTGGAGAATTTAAATTAGAAGTTGAGTCTAAAAAGGCTGAAAAAATAGTTTATCTTGGTTCAAGGGGAGTTTGTTTTTCAATGGCCCAACTTTTTGGATATTCAATTAGAGATACCGTAAAAAATCAGTACTTTATACCTGATGCTGAAATTGAAAATTCTGTAGAATATGAACTTACAGATATTGGATACCGGTTTTTTGGACTCGAAAATAAAAAAAATCTAGATAATCCGGATATTTTAGTAATACTGGGCGGAATTGCAACAAAGCATTCAAAAGCCACGATTGAAGAAATAACTGGATTAATTAAGAATTTGAATCCCAAAATGGTTATAGGCATAAGTATTTGCAACGTATTTGATAAATCCGGATGGTTAGGAAAAATTAACTTTGATAGCTTAATAGATGGAACTCTTGAACCCGTAGTGCTGCTGAAAAAATAA
- a CDS encoding S-layer protein → MKSILKKIGCILVGSTVLSASITAAYALEKYGNINDFIDDDLIKNGNPEVYIVVGENAAALDVTSANKISAKIGTLTYSETIIEDESTVEYQIIGESESIDLLDGTDKLDSAGTEKSWILVTSADDDYADHFDDDEGNSFSYSGFSEADQTKSLGNFGYLLEVGDIDPENHFESDDDAAEIVFVRITDSNKNAGSQNYDIGKDMVYASIVYPNQVSAFKLTKDLKEGYEIPFLGKKYRIVQINEDDNIIYLGTASYDGTLEQGNYISSGDYQIVLGEILESGDEYSVEISILRNGNIIEEHTEILRSDKSFSVIAGDLGVTVHDVWTNAAADTGYADITICRSLTELELGEEYVNNWEVRAVTNTGGTIDFLKTYEDNTVGIALVYAGSDIEGINDGDRIKIADYVNLVFDDEDDLDKMVAEFKAERTVTTGSTGGTVISKSGEVPKIIMDDEIKLDEADKNLILIGGPVANKLTKELQNEGKIYIDNESPATASLIEGAANGNNVLVIAGGDRYSTESAVLSLINLI, encoded by the coding sequence ATGAAATCAATTCTAAAAAAAATAGGATGTATTTTAGTTGGAAGTACAGTATTATCTGCCTCCATCACGGCAGCTTACGCCTTGGAAAAATACGGAAATATCAATGATTTTATAGATGATGATTTAATAAAGAATGGAAACCCTGAAGTTTATATTGTAGTTGGTGAAAACGCAGCTGCACTTGATGTAACCTCTGCAAACAAAATTTCTGCAAAAATAGGAACGCTTACATACTCTGAAACGATTATCGAGGATGAATCTACAGTAGAATATCAAATTATTGGGGAATCTGAAAGTATTGATTTACTGGATGGAACTGATAAATTAGACAGCGCAGGTACTGAAAAATCATGGATTCTTGTTACTTCCGCAGATGATGACTATGCAGACCATTTTGATGATGACGAAGGAAACTCTTTTTCGTATTCTGGATTTTCAGAAGCAGATCAAACCAAATCGTTAGGAAATTTTGGATATTTACTTGAAGTCGGGGATATAGATCCGGAAAATCATTTTGAATCTGATGACGATGCTGCAGAAATAGTTTTTGTAAGAATTACCGATTCAAACAAAAATGCGGGTTCCCAAAACTATGATATTGGAAAAGACATGGTTTATGCATCAATAGTATATCCAAACCAGGTTTCTGCTTTTAAACTAACTAAAGATTTAAAAGAAGGTTACGAAATCCCATTTTTAGGTAAAAAATACCGCATCGTGCAAATTAATGAAGATGATAATATAATATACCTTGGAACGGCATCATATGACGGAACGCTTGAACAGGGCAATTATATAAGTTCCGGAGATTACCAAATCGTTTTGGGGGAAATTTTAGAAAGTGGAGATGAATACAGCGTTGAAATTTCGATATTGAGAAATGGAAACATAATTGAAGAACATACTGAAATTTTACGTTCAGATAAATCATTTTCAGTTATTGCAGGAGACCTTGGAGTTACAGTTCATGACGTATGGACAAATGCAGCTGCAGATACTGGCTACGCAGATATCACAATATGTAGATCGTTGACTGAATTAGAACTTGGAGAAGAGTACGTGAATAACTGGGAAGTACGAGCAGTTACCAACACGGGCGGAACTATCGACTTTTTAAAAACTTATGAAGATAATACCGTTGGAATTGCACTTGTATACGCTGGAAGCGATATTGAAGGAATAAATGACGGCGACAGAATCAAAATTGCAGATTATGTAAATTTGGTATTTGATGACGAAGATGATCTTGATAAAATGGTTGCTGAATTTAAAGCAGAAAGAACAGTAACAACAGGATCAACCGGCGGAACTGTGATTTCAAAATCTGGAGAAGTTCCAAAAATAATTATGGATGACGAAATTAAACTTGATGAAGCGGATAAAAATTTAATATTGATCGGCGGCCCCGTTGCAAACAAACTAACAAAAGAATTACAAAACGAAGGTAAAATTTATATCGACAATGAGAGCCCTGCAACAGCCTCATTAATTGAAGGTGCTGCAAATGGAAATAATGTCCTTGTAATTGCAGGTGGCGACAGATACAGTACGGAAAGTGCAGTATTATCTCTCATAAATCTTATTTAA
- a CDS encoding peptidylprolyl isomerase: MEKGKLVKISYEGYVDENLFDTTNEELAKEKGIFNPNMVYGPVTISAGEKMLIPGLDGAIMEMNVGEERELDLTAENAFGKRDPSQVKIVPMKEFKKHKVNPIPGMPVNIDNKIGKVVSANGGRILVDFNHELAGKDLKYKLKIEEVVEAPEAVALEVAKLFIPRISEADLKITIDGENVTLDLPENTAFMQNLQMVKMGISNELIKRLEAKKVSFIDNFVKKAEKTE; the protein is encoded by the coding sequence ATGGAAAAAGGAAAACTCGTAAAAATTTCATACGAAGGATATGTCGATGAAAACTTGTTTGATACGACAAACGAAGAATTAGCTAAAGAAAAAGGAATTTTCAACCCAAACATGGTTTATGGCCCTGTTACAATTTCCGCTGGAGAAAAAATGTTAATCCCTGGACTCGACGGCGCTATTATGGAAATGAACGTTGGAGAAGAAAGAGAACTTGATTTAACAGCTGAAAATGCTTTTGGTAAAAGAGATCCTTCACAAGTAAAAATCGTTCCAATGAAAGAGTTTAAAAAACATAAAGTAAACCCAATCCCAGGAATGCCTGTAAATATCGACAACAAAATTGGAAAAGTTGTAAGTGCAAACGGTGGAAGAATATTAGTTGACTTCAACCACGAACTCGCAGGAAAAGACTTGAAATACAAATTAAAAATAGAAGAAGTTGTAGAAGCTCCTGAAGCTGTTGCTTTAGAAGTTGCAAAATTATTCATCCCAAGAATTTCAGAAGCAGATTTAAAAATAACCATTGACGGAGAAAATGTAACATTAGATCTCCCTGAAAACACAGCATTTATGCAAAACCTTCAAATGGTTAAAATGGGAATTTCAAACGAATTGATCAAAAGATTAGAAGCTAAAAAAGTTTCATTTATTGACAACTTCGTTAAAAAAGCAGAAAAAACAGAATAA
- a CDS encoding helix-turn-helix domain-containing protein → MTEKNHVGIKIKQMREGQNMSIEELAQESNSSVKLIENLENGDLIPSLTPLFKIARALGVRLGTFLDDAPQNGPVLTRSGSSDSIVRFSGKLDGTKDSKLDFYALAAEKQDRHMEPFLIDVYPIESNEYKLSSHEGEEFIYVMDGEIEVMYGQEKYMLKKGDSIYYDSIVPHDLHAFGKDVAKILAVIYSPF, encoded by the coding sequence ATAACTGAAAAAAACCACGTTGGCATTAAAATTAAACAGATGCGAGAAGGACAGAACATGTCCATCGAAGAACTTGCACAAGAGAGTAATAGTAGCGTAAAACTCATCGAAAACCTTGAAAATGGAGATTTAATTCCGTCATTAACCCCTCTTTTCAAAATTGCAAGAGCTCTTGGAGTTAGACTCGGTACATTTTTAGACGATGCTCCTCAGAACGGACCCGTATTAACCAGATCTGGAAGTTCAGATAGTATCGTCAGATTTTCAGGAAAATTAGATGGAACCAAAGATAGTAAATTAGATTTTTATGCACTTGCTGCTGAAAAACAAGATAGGCATATGGAACCATTCCTAATAGACGTTTATCCAATCGAATCTAATGAATACAAACTTTCTTCGCATGAAGGAGAAGAATTCATATATGTAATGGATGGAGAAATCGAAGTTATGTATGGTCAGGAAAAATACATGCTTAAAAAGGGCGACAGCATATACTATGATTCAATAGTTCCACATGACTTACATGCATTTGGAAAAGATGTTGCAAAAATTCTTGCAGTAATATACTCACCATTCTAA
- a CDS encoding acyl-CoA thioesterase, which produces MFKTTVTPRFGDVDGLKHVNNIVPAIWFEQARNPLFEIFVPDFDLSYEKWNLIMVRTEFDFVGQMYLGMDVEIRSYISKIGNSSFTMYQEAWQNGKLAVKGKAVAVHYDFVNQKSVPIPDSIKEKLKEHFIEGID; this is translated from the coding sequence ATGTTTAAAACAACTGTAACCCCCCGATTTGGCGATGTTGATGGGTTAAAACATGTAAACAACATCGTGCCTGCAATTTGGTTTGAACAGGCTAGAAATCCATTATTTGAAATATTCGTACCAGATTTCGATTTAAGCTACGAAAAATGGAATTTAATTATGGTAAGAACAGAATTCGACTTCGTAGGACAGATGTACCTTGGAATGGATGTTGAAATTAGATCTTACATTTCAAAAATTGGAAACTCGTCATTTACAATGTACCAAGAAGCATGGCAGAATGGCAAATTGGCAGTAAAAGGAAAAGCGGTTGCTGTTCACTATGATTTTGTAAATCAAAAATCAGTCCCAATACCAGATTCCATCAAAGAAAAGTTAAAAGAACATTTCATCGAAGGAATCGATTAA
- a CDS encoding cupin domain-containing protein — translation MKNAEYFIKKLDLEKHPEGGYFRRIYQSDEMVNKSNLPERYNSDRFYSTSIYYLLNGNDVSKFHRLKSDEIWHYYFGNSVIIHIIDNFGNYSLKKLGSNLEKNENFQVIIPKNSYFAAEITEKNSFVIVGCTVSPGFDFEDFELASKNELLKKYPKHHKLIEKFSD, via the coding sequence ATGAAAAATGCAGAGTATTTTATTAAAAAACTCGATTTAGAAAAACACCCTGAAGGAGGGTACTTCCGACGAATCTACCAATCAGACGAAATGGTTAACAAAAGTAATCTACCTGAAAGGTATAATTCAGACCGGTTTTATTCTACTTCAATTTATTACCTTTTAAATGGAAACGATGTTTCAAAATTTCACCGCTTAAAATCTGATGAAATATGGCACTACTATTTTGGAAATTCAGTAATTATTCATATTATCGATAATTTCGGAAATTATAGCTTAAAAAAATTAGGGTCTAATCTTGAAAAAAATGAAAATTTTCAAGTAATCATTCCTAAAAATTCATATTTTGCAGCAGAAATTACTGAAAAAAACTCATTCGTAATCGTTGGATGCACGGTATCCCCAGGTTTTGATTTTGAAGATTTTGAACTTGCTTCAAAAAACGAATTACTAAAAAAATATCCAAAACACCACAAATTGATTGAAAAATTCTCTGATTAA
- the mfnD gene encoding tyramine--L-glutamate ligase, producing MNNKKIFLFEFTVGTGLVPDELLAEGKLMFDILLNQFLDEKYTVKTVLCEKIAKKYPKYNEINNLEIIVSNNYINSFKEGLNDSDFALAIAPEEDLILYNLTELIEESGCLNLGCEKSGVKIAGDKFLTYEAIKNAVNTPKTFPVKKYVIKNRLGCDSTHDTFDENYIVQEFIEGEPYSVIFIAKNKKFYPVCMNKQYIEERYCGGEINIEHTLKEKAIIECKKTLKKIEGINGYVGVDLMIKGEEISILEVNPRITTSICGIKSKPSIGKLLIDNALEKDIKFEVESCLKFKRNDFGFEFL from the coding sequence TTGAACAACAAAAAAATATTTCTCTTTGAATTTACGGTTGGAACAGGTCTCGTACCCGATGAACTCCTTGCTGAAGGTAAATTAATGTTTGATATTTTATTAAATCAATTTTTGGATGAGAAATATACTGTTAAAACAGTCCTGTGTGAAAAAATAGCTAAGAAATATCCAAAATACAATGAAATAAACAATTTAGAAATAATTGTATCTAACAATTACATAAATTCGTTTAAGGAAGGCCTAAATGATTCAGATTTTGCACTTGCAATTGCTCCAGAAGAAGACCTCATATTATACAATTTAACCGAATTAATCGAAGAAAGCGGTTGTTTAAATTTAGGTTGCGAAAAATCAGGCGTAAAAATTGCAGGAGACAAATTTCTAACATACGAAGCGATTAAAAATGCAGTAAATACTCCAAAAACATTTCCTGTTAAAAAATACGTTATCAAAAACAGGCTTGGATGCGACAGTACTCACGACACTTTTGATGAAAACTACATTGTTCAGGAATTTATTGAAGGCGAACCATATTCAGTCATTTTTATTGCAAAAAATAAAAAATTTTACCCGGTATGCATGAATAAGCAGTACATTGAAGAGAGATACTGCGGGGGAGAAATAAATATTGAACATACCTTAAAAGAAAAAGCAATTATTGAGTGCAAAAAAACCCTTAAAAAAATCGAAGGGATTAATGGATACGTTGGCGTAGATTTAATGATTAAGGGGGAAGAAATATCAATTCTAGAAGTAAATCCAAGAATTACAACCTCGATCTGCGGAATTAAATCAAAACCATCAATTGGAAAGCTTTTGATAGATAATGCGCTTGAAAAAGATATAAAATTTGAAGTGGAATCCTGTTTAAAATTTAAAAGAAATGATTTTGGATTTGAATTTTTATAA